In the genome of Raphanus sativus cultivar WK10039 chromosome 4, ASM80110v3, whole genome shotgun sequence, one region contains:
- the LOC108834749 gene encoding uncharacterized protein LOC108834749: MPCPALYQDPTYAAPSSIASQSLFTSYPSVPFSLRQGNGGFDFEALPQNFEPYKLWGPEGDNNQEDQTAYTVDGSSYQNEIWNYQGNNNQEDQTVHTVDGSSNRNETWNYQGNNNQGDQTANTIDESFDMNSRNPFDPIGRPWNPFGPIERPFSFLPSSHELADLGFV, from the exons ATGCCGTGTCCTGCCCTTTATCAAGATCCTACATATGCTGCACCGTCATCGATTGCTTCTCAAAGTCTCTTTACCTCTTATCCATCTGTTCCATTTTCTCTTCGGCAG GGTAATGGAGGGTTTGATTTTGAAGCATTGCCTCAGAACTTTGAGCCGTACAAGCTATGGGGTCCTGAAGGAGACAACAACCAAGAAGATCAAACTGCTTATACTGTTGATGGATCTTCTTATCAGAACGAGATTTGGAATTATCAAGGAAACAACAATCAAGAAGATCAAACTGTTCATACTGTTGATGGATCTTCTAATCGGAACGAGACATGGAATTATCAAGGAAACAACAATCAGGGAGATCAAACTGCTAATACTATTGATGAATCTTTTGACATGAACTCACGCAATCCGTTTGATCCTATCGGGAGACCTTGGAATCCGTTTGGCCCTATCGAGCGACCCTTCTCATTTCTTCCCTCTAGTCATGAACTGGCAGATTTGGGATTTGTGTAA